In a single window of the Tribolium castaneum strain GA2 chromosome 8, icTriCast1.1, whole genome shotgun sequence genome:
- the LOC103315203 gene encoding snRNA-activating protein complex subunit 1, with protein sequence MNVYQYDAQLAMAFQADCENFLQKFKQYQNCSFTSFANLWKSECFLSIFKDQQYILMLQAFIENCFFIIKKFLFSSDAYIQAGAVYLLYALYYKQPIKNWVKIRLTQTEFDKLCEICEIHRANKSLDLVFIYNKMRMDEVFDYCALAQPLGLEARFMRRYDLSNSDINVKTSHDSCVKKFKSLVEEDEDLAEFRKTDDEYQQLARKYMEKCGKLFIFPSKLDEELNQIYNEVCVDDLNQSGGDEVKNRAMSNTNATYRGDRKVLTAQDLDTPSTSKIIY encoded by the exons ATGAATGTTTACCAATACGATGCCCAGCTGGCAATGGCTTTTCAAGCCGATTGtgagaattttttacaaaaattcaaacaatacCAAAATTGCAGCTTCACATCGTTTGCAAATTTGTGGAAAAGTGAAtgttttttgtcgatttttaa ggaCCAACAATACATATTAATGCTTCAAGCGTTTATTGAGAACtgttttttcataataaaaaaatttctgttCTCGTCCGACGCCTACATCCAAGCAGGCGCCGTTTATTTGCTCTACGCTTTATATTACAAGCAACCAATCAA GAATTGGGTGAAAATCAGGCTAACACAGACTGAATTTGACAAGTTGTGCGAAATTTGTGAAATACATAGAGCCAACAAGTCGCTagatttggtttttatttataataagatGCGAATGGATGAAGTTTTCGATTATTGCGCACTTGCCCAACCTTTGGGACTCGAAGCTCGGTTTATGCGACGTTACGACTTGTCAAATAGTGACATAAACGTAAAAACATCGCATGATAGTTgtgtgaaaaaattcaaaagtttgGTCGAAGAAGACGAAGATTTGGCCGAGTTTAGAAAAACCGACGACGAATATCAACAACTGGCCCGAAAATATATGGAAAAGTGCGGGAAACTGTTCATTTTTCCGAGCAAATTGGACGAGGAGTTGAATCAAATTTATAACGAAGTGTGCGTTGATGATTTGAATCAAAGTGGCGGGGATGAGGTTAAAAACCGGGCGATGAGTAACACAAACGCCACCTATCGGGGCGATAGGAAGGTTTTGACAGCTCAGGATTTGGACACGCCTTCTacatcaaaaataatatattga